AGGCATCCACGGCCAGTTCGATCGCCCGGCCCAGGTCGGTGCCCTGGTCGGGGAAGATCGTGGGATCCGCCGCGGCCAGGTAGAGTTCGAGGGAGCCCCGATCGAGGGTCATCGGGCAGAGCAGCCCCGCCTGGCCGGCGAAGCCCAGCAGCCCCACCCGGTCGGAGGGAAGCCGGCGGCCCAGTTCCCGGGCCATGGAGCGGGCGATCATCAGGCGGCTGGGGGCCACGTCCTCGGCCAACATGGAGCGGGAGAGGTCCAGGGCGATGATCAGGTCCAGGCCCCGGGCGTGGATCTCCTCCTCGCTCTCGCCCCAGCGGGGGCGGGCCAGGGCTACCAGCGTCAGGGCCGCGGCCAGCAGCACCAGCAGGTTGCGCCACAGGGGGCGGGACGAGGGCCGGGTCAGGTCGATGCGGCCCAGGGAGCCCGGAGCCGCCCAGCGTTCGAGGCGCTGTCGGCGGGAGCGGGCCAGCAGCCACAGTCCCGCGGCCAGGGCGGGGAGAGTGAGCAGGCCCCACAGCCACTGGGGAGCCCCGAAGCTCATGGCAGCCTCCCGAAGACGAAGCGGGCGCAGAAGATCT
The sequence above is drawn from the Acidobacteriota bacterium genome and encodes:
- a CDS encoding VWA domain-containing protein is translated as MSFGAPQWLWGLLTLPALAAGLWLLARSRRQRLERWAAPGSLGRIDLTRPSSRPLWRNLLVLLAAALTLVALARPRWGESEEEIHARGLDLIIALDLSRSMLAEDVAPSRLMIARSMARELGRRLPSDRVGLLGFAGQAGLLCPMTLDRGSLELYLAAADPTIFPDQGTDLGRAIELAVDAFRQRARARRVLVVISDGEDLEAGAMAAVATAVESGVRIYTIGVGTPQGAPIPERDADGRVTGYIRDRSGQVVTSRLDERVLAAVAEAGGGAYVRATGFDAGVEQVVEALSKMERSEWADTLFVRHAEQYRWPLGAVFLLVLLEAGWLDRRKT